Proteins encoded by one window of Monoglobus pectinilyticus:
- a CDS encoding helix-turn-helix transcriptional regulator, with translation MNNIEMEKIVKSTFGGLLYEIRSEYEISQEVMAEICRISCRQYANLENGRCVPTVLNFINILKIFDVKIDDFVDKLIANGYVVPDMDPNREMDIVNI, from the coding sequence ATGAACAATATTGAAATGGAAAAGATAGTTAAATCAACATTTGGCGGGCTTTTATATGAAATAAGGTCAGAATATGAAATAAGTCAGGAGGTTATGGCTGAGATATGCAGAATCTCCTGCAGGCAGTATGCAAATTTAGAAAATGGAAGATGTGTTCCAACAGTATTAAATTTTATTAATATATTAAAAATATTTGATGTCAAAATAGATGATTTTGTAGATAAATTAATAGCTAACGGCTATGTAGTTCCGGATATGGATCCAAACAGAGAAATGGATATTGTAAACATTTAA
- a CDS encoding class I SAM-dependent methyltransferase, with the protein MFTLAHKIKYKLTQFLAALPFGRRRCIICGKKSLYFLPCGQNEDIFQKINIIGGGWRKNCKCPHCKSLDRYRWTWYVIVNFTDILSTECKVLHIAPEPQIAQKIKKINPNCTYITGDLAKGRADYIMDITNLPVESNTFDYVIINHVLEHISDENAALSEIKRVLKPDGKFLFSIPIAKDRKTFEDKTITSSASRIKAFGQDDHCRLYGNDVLKHFESFGFKIQIYTPQELLEPSNIKKLGFLPDDRLFSAELNKSSEFADNNFQNILL; encoded by the coding sequence ATGTTTACCCTCGCTCATAAAATTAAATATAAGTTAACTCAATTTTTGGCCGCTCTGCCATTTGGCAGGAGACGCTGTATAATTTGCGGCAAAAAATCTCTCTATTTTTTACCTTGCGGTCAAAATGAGGATATATTTCAAAAGATAAATATTATCGGCGGCGGATGGAGAAAAAACTGTAAGTGTCCTCATTGTAAGTCTTTAGACAGATATCGGTGGACATGGTATGTTATCGTGAATTTTACAGACATTTTATCAACTGAATGTAAAGTTCTGCATATAGCCCCTGAACCGCAAATAGCCCAAAAGATAAAAAAGATAAATCCGAATTGTACTTACATAACCGGTGATTTAGCTAAAGGGCGCGCAGACTATATTATGGATATAACAAATCTTCCCGTTGAGAGTAATACATTTGACTACGTGATTATCAATCATGTTTTGGAACATATTTCTGACGAAAATGCTGCGCTCTCAGAAATAAAACGAGTATTAAAACCGGACGGAAAATTTTTGTTTTCTATTCCTATTGCGAAAGACAGAAAAACTTTTGAGGATAAAACAATCACTTCCTCCGCTTCCAGAATTAAAGCCTTTGGTCAAGACGATCATTGCCGGCTTTACGGCAATGATGTTTTAAAACATTTTGAATCTTTTGGATTTAAAATACAAATATACACCCCTCAAGAATTATTAGAACCCTCTAATATCAAGAAATTGGGCTTTCTTCCCGATGACAGGCTGTTTTCAGCGGAATTAAACAAATCAAGTGAATTTGCAGATAATAATTTTCAGAACATTTTGTTGTAA
- a CDS encoding helix-turn-helix domain-containing protein, protein MGSYTKKNNKCIEFSTEYKYLGLSISYFRKLRRLTQQQLADRMNINYETISRIENGYTGISSDMLFSLSKALEVPLSELFEHAKL, encoded by the coding sequence ATGGGGTCATATACAAAGAAAAATAATAAGTGTATTGAATTTTCAACTGAATATAAGTATCTAGGATTATCAATATCTTATTTCAGAAAATTAAGAAGATTAACCCAACAACAGCTTGCAGATAGAATGAATATAAATTATGAGACAATAAGCAGAATAGAAAACGGATATACAGGAATTTCGTCAGATATGTTATTTTCGTTGTCGAAAGCACTTGAAGTGCCGTTAAGCGAATTGTTTGAACATGCAAAATTATAA
- a CDS encoding helix-turn-helix domain-containing protein, with protein MFEDYIRERITELRMRKNVSERCMSLDMGRSQGYINHITSGKAMPSMSEFFEICRYLGITPYEFFNENIRYPEKIHKIIEGINKLNEKDTELIINLIESYKDNNKRY; from the coding sequence ATGTTTGAGGATTATATAAGAGAAAGAATAACAGAATTGAGAATGAGAAAAAATGTATCAGAAAGATGTATGAGTTTAGATATGGGACGTTCACAAGGATATATAAATCATATAACATCAGGAAAAGCAATGCCATCCATGAGCGAATTTTTTGAAATATGTAGATATTTGGGAATAACGCCATACGAATTTTTTAATGAAAATATAAGGTACCCTGAAAAAATACATAAAATAATAGAAGGAATAAATAAACTTAATGAAAAGGATACAGAACTGATAATTAATCTTATAGAAAGTTATAAAGATAATAATAAAAGATATTAA
- the glgB gene encoding 1,4-alpha-glucan branching protein GlgB, with translation MENQLFNLKDFYDGNSFDDYTYLGAHKADSGYTFRVYAPRAVRVTLIGEFNGWLEYDLIRPKNSNFFEGTFVDVKPNMMYKYRVYSTPDEFVEHSDPYGFGMELRPGSASIIRELDEFKFTDDEWMAKRDVGYNNPVNIYELHLASWRQKEDGSWYTYTETGEMLVPYLKENGYTHVELMPITEHPADESWGYQNTCFYSPTSRYGTPAELMQMINHLHNNDIGVILDFVPIHFAVDGYGLGKFDGQALYEYPSDHVGCSEWGSYNFNFGRGEVRSFLQSAANYWLKEYHFDGLRMDAVSRAIFWLGDVKRGVNECAIKFIQTMNQGLKKRHKGIMLIAEDSTNYLKVTAPVEYDGLGFDYKWDMGWMNDTLEFFKLPPLYRTKSINKLTFSMAYFYNELYLLPLSHDEVVHGKATIIQKMWGSYEQKFPQARLLYMYMYTHPGKKLNFMGNEIGQFREWDEKREQDWFLKKYPLHDSFMRYIRDISRVYVNTSALYNSEYNSKSFTWHKMGTKDRALAIYERGCGEDGRYIVFLNFSDVPVEEFEFEIENEISLELIINTEADIYSGSIKTGTTEIKAEITEDRNTNISVNMPPFSGQILKIKELTGQK, from the coding sequence ATGGAAAATCAATTATTTAACCTAAAAGATTTTTATGACGGCAACTCCTTTGATGATTATACATATTTGGGCGCACACAAAGCAGATTCAGGGTATACATTCAGAGTGTATGCTCCTCGTGCCGTGCGTGTGACATTAATAGGAGAATTCAACGGCTGGCTCGAATACGACCTTATAAGGCCTAAAAACAGTAATTTTTTTGAAGGAACTTTTGTCGATGTAAAACCCAATATGATGTATAAATACCGGGTCTATTCCACTCCTGACGAATTTGTTGAACATTCTGACCCATACGGATTCGGCATGGAGCTAAGACCGGGTTCAGCATCTATTATACGTGAACTGGATGAGTTTAAGTTTACTGATGATGAATGGATGGCTAAGCGTGACGTGGGCTATAACAACCCGGTTAATATATATGAACTTCATCTTGCTTCATGGCGGCAAAAAGAGGACGGTTCATGGTACACTTATACTGAAACCGGAGAAATGCTGGTTCCATATTTAAAAGAAAACGGATATACACATGTGGAACTTATGCCAATAACCGAACACCCGGCAGATGAATCCTGGGGTTATCAAAACACCTGTTTTTACAGCCCCACATCAAGATACGGAACCCCTGCGGAACTGATGCAGATGATAAATCACCTTCATAATAACGATATCGGAGTTATTTTAGATTTTGTTCCTATCCATTTTGCGGTTGACGGATATGGTCTCGGCAAATTTGACGGACAAGCCTTGTATGAATATCCCAGCGACCATGTGGGGTGCAGCGAATGGGGAAGTTATAATTTCAACTTTGGCAGGGGCGAGGTTCGGAGTTTTCTCCAGTCCGCCGCCAATTATTGGCTGAAGGAATACCATTTTGACGGTCTCAGAATGGACGCGGTATCAAGAGCAATATTTTGGCTCGGCGATGTGAAACGCGGCGTGAACGAGTGCGCCATAAAATTTATACAAACAATGAACCAGGGACTCAAAAAACGTCATAAAGGAATAATGCTGATTGCCGAGGACAGTACAAATTATCTTAAAGTTACCGCTCCCGTTGAATATGACGGTCTTGGCTTTGACTACAAATGGGACATGGGCTGGATGAATGACACCCTGGAATTTTTTAAACTTCCGCCTTTATACCGAACAAAAAGCATAAACAAGCTCACATTCTCTATGGCATATTTCTACAATGAGCTTTATTTGCTTCCTCTGTCCCATGATGAGGTTGTTCACGGAAAAGCTACAATTATTCAAAAAATGTGGGGAAGTTATGAACAAAAATTTCCTCAGGCAAGACTTTTATATATGTATATGTACACCCACCCGGGAAAGAAATTGAATTTTATGGGAAACGAAATCGGTCAGTTCAGAGAATGGGATGAAAAGCGCGAACAGGACTGGTTTTTAAAGAAATATCCTCTTCATGATTCATTTATGCGATACATACGCGACATCAGCCGTGTATATGTAAACACTTCTGCGCTCTATAACAGCGAGTATAACAGCAAGTCTTTCACATGGCACAAAATGGGAACCAAAGACAGAGCGCTGGCAATATACGAACGAGGCTGCGGCGAAGACGGCAGATACATTGTTTTTCTCAACTTTTCCGATGTGCCCGTTGAAGAATTTGAGTTTGAGATAGAAAATGAAATCAGCCTAGAACTTATAATAAACACTGAGGCTGATATTTACAGCGGCAGTATAAAAACCGGAACCACTGAAATAAAGGCAGAAATAACCGAAGACAGAAACACAAATATTTCAGTAAATATGCCGCCGTTCTCAGGACAAATATTAAAAATCAAAGAATTAACCGGGCAAAAATAG
- a CDS encoding serpin family protein, whose protein sequence is MKKLISTVLSVIFLLSILHISAFALTFSDADYGDTNLNAALERLTDSGIIMGDDTGTFRPFDELINSEMAVILARADGYKPYTAAEQNGSYADTAVNHLYELGILASNTNTFNQSEKVKFIDYITATVKLIDYKNGLDISTAKTPEEYLTNAYELGLLSLIPDYEPEQFITRRDASVVIDLAMGLKLTNNETMYLLLIDGNINNHPVVSSAPVPTANPESQNAFAYNMNSKMDKSKNYMFSPLSVKTALAMAANGADGETKAEILDTLKIKDLNEFNAATKALIEKYSGGFDYARYNELSDKLNNGDYSDAEFEEYKKLSNELRNGKSVEFNIANSIWLNKDYYAGSDAAFSPDFEAIVKDSYYGTSETVNNDDAVERINGWTSEKTNGKIPTIIEDSGFLAELINAVYFKAPWQYEFMTENTAKSVFNNADGTRTETDFMNDRGYYDTYADENVQIVELPYKGNKTSMYISMDNGGNIDYDNYLSKLSSNYINLSIPKFKIEYDEKIGSTNGDCLLKQLGINTAFNQNTADFKNMFINLPLGANVFVNEVIHKTFINVDERGTEAAAVTSIGMAGSALPPEPVDFTIDKPFTFIIMDNQSGDILFMGRYQAVPAE, encoded by the coding sequence ATGAAAAAACTTATCTCTACTGTATTATCCGTAATATTTTTGTTATCAATATTACATATTTCCGCTTTCGCCTTAACCTTCAGTGATGCTGATTACGGTGACACAAATCTCAATGCAGCTCTTGAAAGACTAACAGATTCCGGGATTATCATGGGCGACGACACAGGCACGTTCAGACCTTTCGATGAATTAATCAACAGCGAAATGGCAGTTATTTTGGCACGCGCCGACGGATACAAGCCGTACACGGCTGCAGAGCAAAACGGCTCATATGCGGACACTGCTGTTAACCACCTGTATGAATTGGGTATATTGGCCTCAAACACAAATACCTTTAACCAATCCGAAAAAGTAAAGTTTATTGATTATATCACAGCGACTGTTAAACTTATAGACTATAAAAACGGACTGGATATCAGCACGGCTAAAACCCCTGAAGAGTATTTGACAAATGCTTATGAACTTGGTCTTTTATCATTGATTCCTGATTATGAGCCTGAACAATTCATAACAAGAAGAGACGCGTCGGTTGTAATAGATTTGGCGATGGGATTAAAGCTGACAAACAATGAAACGATGTACCTCTTGCTTATAGACGGGAATATTAATAACCACCCGGTGGTTTCATCCGCTCCGGTTCCAACAGCAAATCCGGAAAGTCAAAACGCTTTTGCCTACAATATGAACAGCAAAATGGACAAGAGCAAGAACTATATGTTTTCGCCGCTTTCGGTAAAAACCGCTTTGGCTATGGCTGCCAACGGCGCTGACGGCGAAACAAAGGCTGAAATACTCGACACTCTAAAAATCAAAGACTTAAACGAATTTAATGCCGCAACAAAAGCATTGATTGAAAAATACAGCGGCGGTTTTGATTATGCACGCTACAATGAGCTCTCTGACAAATTAAACAACGGTGACTATAGCGACGCTGAATTTGAAGAATACAAAAAACTTTCTAACGAATTAAGAAACGGCAAGAGCGTTGAATTTAATATTGCAAATTCTATATGGCTGAATAAAGATTATTACGCAGGAAGCGACGCGGCGTTTAGTCCTGACTTTGAAGCCATTGTAAAAGACAGCTATTACGGCACTTCTGAAACAGTAAACAACGATGATGCTGTTGAAAGAATTAACGGCTGGACGTCAGAAAAGACAAATGGAAAAATACCCACTATAATAGAAGACAGCGGCTTTTTGGCAGAACTGATAAATGCCGTATACTTTAAAGCTCCATGGCAGTATGAATTTATGACTGAGAATACAGCCAAATCTGTTTTTAACAATGCAGACGGCACGCGGACCGAGACTGATTTTATGAATGATAGAGGTTATTATGACACATATGCCGACGAAAATGTTCAAATAGTGGAGCTTCCATACAAAGGAAACAAAACGTCGATGTATATCAGTATGGATAACGGCGGAAATATCGATTATGATAATTATCTATCAAAACTGAGTTCTAATTATATAAATCTGTCTATACCGAAATTTAAGATAGAATATGATGAGAAAATCGGCAGTACAAACGGTGACTGCTTGTTAAAACAACTGGGAATCAATACGGCGTTTAACCAAAATACGGCTGACTTTAAAAATATGTTTATAAATCTGCCTTTGGGCGCAAATGTGTTTGTTAATGAAGTAATTCATAAGACGTTTATAAATGTTGATGAAAGGGGAACCGAAGCTGCAGCTGTGACCTCAATAGGAATGGCTGGTTCTGCTCTACCGCCTGAACCGGTTGACTTCACAATAGATAAACCGTTTACGTTTATAATAATGGACAATCAGAGCGGCGACATACTATTTATGGGAAGATACCAGGCAGTGCCGGCTGAATAA
- a CDS encoding zinc ribbon domain-containing protein produces the protein MNEFPICQSCGMPLETPEQMGTESDGSITRKYCAYCYQNGAFTNDITLDEMIESNLKYLKEWNKETGEDFTADTARKELQAYLSTLERWKN, from the coding sequence ATGAATGAATTTCCGATATGTCAAAGCTGCGGTATGCCGCTTGAAACACCGGAACAAATGGGAACTGAATCTGACGGAAGCATAACGCGGAAATACTGCGCTTATTGTTATCAAAACGGAGCGTTCACAAATGATATAACTCTTGATGAAATGATTGAAAGCAACCTTAAATATCTCAAAGAATGGAACAAAGAAACAGGGGAAGATTTCACTGCTGACACAGCAAGAAAAGAGTTACAAGCCTATCTTTCTACACTTGAACGCTGGAAAAATTAA
- a CDS encoding VOC family protein — MSDKLKIKMYAFTVDCKEPYELAKFYADLLKWEIVFNDDNYACVGAPGTEQGAYPGITFQKNTDYQPPVWPAEPDAQQTMAHLDFAVNDLEKSVQYAIDCGAIPASKQFSDGWRVMLDPEGHPFCLCQMKSLIESANFALL, encoded by the coding sequence ATGAGCGATAAATTAAAAATTAAAATGTACGCATTTACAGTAGACTGTAAGGAACCTTACGAATTAGCAAAGTTTTATGCGGATTTGCTTAAGTGGGAAATAGTATTCAATGACGATAACTATGCTTGCGTGGGCGCTCCTGGAACGGAACAAGGCGCGTATCCCGGGATAACTTTTCAAAAAAATACCGATTATCAACCGCCTGTATGGCCGGCGGAGCCTGACGCACAGCAGACTATGGCGCATTTGGATTTCGCTGTTAATGATTTGGAAAAGTCTGTTCAATATGCGATTGATTGCGGAGCCATCCCCGCAAGCAAACAATTCTCTGATGGCTGGAGAGTTATGCTTGACCCTGAAGGACACCCGTTTTGCTTATGCCAAATGAAGTCATTAATTGAAAGCGCCAATTTTGCCTTGCTGTAA
- a CDS encoding recombinase family protein gives MSTNRAVIYARYSSNKQTEQSIEGQLRDCYSYAEKHDITIIGEYIDRALSAKTDNRPEFQRMIKDSANGAFNIIIVWKLDRFSRNRYDSAAYKVKLKKNGVKIISAMENISDNPEGILVESLLEGIAEYYSADLSEKVNRGMRETALKCHSTGAPVPLGYKIEDKKYIVNEIESPVVKKIFTMYADGFSAKDICDYLNEHGFKTRRGGQFNKNSLRTMLTNRKYIGIYKYKDIEIPGGIPQIIDNELFEKVGKMMIKNKRNAAASKPKEKYLLSGKVICGLCGDKMNGESGKNKSGRVYRYYKCGKQKRNKNDCPKHTIDKYYLEDTVINAVRSIVCNDKIIDRIAKKAVEAQMYDDTPQIINSLEQKLSETEKQIENILKAIESGIFTISVKDRLLELEKTKDILKSEIIKEKNDNPFLDYDTIKFILSQYSNGDFKDEKFRQKLVDVLIYKVIVFDDKIYILYNFSKDDNTKDRYEDIIKLIEKSTAAQNGSPNVKRMRQALCYYGVCLIFVYSLKCFL, from the coding sequence ATGTCAACAAATAGAGCCGTAATATATGCCCGATATTCAAGCAATAAGCAGACAGAACAATCCATTGAGGGACAGTTAAGGGATTGTTACTCATATGCAGAAAAACATGATATAACTATTATTGGAGAATATATTGACCGCGCTTTATCCGCTAAGACGGATAATAGACCGGAATTCCAAAGAATGATAAAAGATAGTGCAAATGGGGCGTTTAACATAATCATTGTATGGAAGTTGGATAGATTTTCACGAAACAGATATGATTCTGCTGCCTATAAAGTAAAATTGAAAAAAAACGGGGTTAAGATAATTTCAGCGATGGAAAACATATCTGATAACCCTGAAGGAATATTAGTTGAAAGTCTGCTTGAAGGTATAGCAGAATATTATTCCGCCGACCTTTCAGAAAAAGTAAACAGAGGAATGCGAGAAACAGCGTTAAAATGTCATTCAACAGGTGCCCCGGTTCCTTTAGGGTATAAAATAGAAGACAAAAAATATATAGTAAATGAAATTGAATCACCAGTAGTAAAAAAAATATTTACTATGTATGCAGATGGGTTCAGCGCAAAAGATATTTGCGATTATCTAAACGAACACGGTTTTAAAACTCGTAGAGGCGGTCAATTTAATAAAAACAGTCTACGCACCATGCTTACAAACAGAAAATATATAGGTATCTATAAGTATAAAGATATAGAAATACCTGGCGGAATACCGCAAATAATAGATAATGAATTATTTGAAAAGGTGGGAAAAATGATGATAAAAAATAAGCGAAACGCAGCCGCAAGCAAACCAAAAGAAAAATATCTATTAAGCGGAAAAGTAATTTGTGGTTTATGCGGAGACAAAATGAACGGAGAATCCGGGAAAAACAAAAGCGGTCGTGTATATAGATATTATAAATGTGGCAAGCAGAAACGCAATAAAAACGATTGTCCAAAACATACTATTGATAAATATTACCTTGAAGACACAGTAATAAATGCAGTAAGGTCAATTGTATGTAATGATAAAATAATTGATAGAATAGCAAAAAAAGCCGTAGAAGCCCAAATGTATGACGACACACCCCAAATAATAAATTCGCTTGAGCAAAAATTAAGTGAGACAGAAAAACAGATTGAAAATATATTAAAAGCAATAGAATCAGGAATCTTTACAATTTCGGTAAAAGATAGATTACTTGAACTTGAGAAAACAAAGGATATACTAAAAAGCGAAATAATAAAAGAAAAAAATGACAATCCATTTTTGGATTATGATACTATAAAATTTATTTTGTCGCAATACTCCAACGGAGATTTTAAAGATGAGAAGTTCAGGCAAAAACTTGTTGATGTGTTAATCTATAAAGTGATTGTATTTGACGATAAAATTTACATATTATACAACTTTTCGAAAGATGACAATACAAAAGACCGCTACGAAGATATTATAAAATTGATAGAAAAATCGACTGCCGCGCAAAATGGCTCACCAAATGTTAAGAGAATGAGACAAGCCCTTTGTTATTATGGAGTTTGTCTCATTTTTGTTTATTCGTTAAAATGTTTTTTATAA